Genomic window (Ranitomeya variabilis isolate aRanVar5 chromosome 8, aRanVar5.hap1, whole genome shotgun sequence):
CATGAATTCTTGCAAAGCTCTTGGTAATTATGGCTCTTCCTCCCAAATGCCTTGGTTCTAGGGCTGCATGCTCTCTACTAGATCCTTCCCCATAGTTCTCATCGCCGATTACAACCCATTTAATTCCATGTGCCTGCAAAAAGTAAGAAACCATTAAAAATAGAAGCCACATCAGAAACGTGCACCTACCCTGAGAGATGCATGCTTAGATATTTCATGTAGCCCCCCACAAGTCCTGCTTTAGGGGCTGTAAGAAGGAGTTCAATATCTCTAGACATAAGTATATAATTAAGTTATTTCTCTCCTGAATAAaatagttattagtgatgagcgagtatactcgttgctcgggttttcccgagcacgtttgggtgacctccgagtatatattagtgttcagagatttatagttttcatcacagcagctgaatgatttacagctactagccaggctgagtacatgtgggggttgcctggttgctagggaatccccacatgtaatcaagctgtgtagtagctgtaaatcattcagctgcgacgatgaaaactaaatctccgaacactaacaaatactcggaggtcacacgagcatgctcgggaaaacccaagcaacgagtatactcgctcatcactaatagttatcCTTATTTTTGACAACACAGTCTGCAAGAAGACAAAAGCCCCAAAGTCAAAGCTTTTAAGCCAAAACATTTGGCATCTTCATGTCAGTTTTGGGCAGCTGCACCAAAATAGGCTGAGTTGGGGCAGGGCATGACTACGCATCCTTGTCAAACTACAAAAGTAGCGGTGTCTTACACCGGAAGTGTTACTCCACATCAATCACTGGAGCAACTCTACTGGCAAGGCACATTCTTCCTACACAACCCTCAATAAGACTGGCCCACAAAATGAAAAGTCTAGATGAATCAGCGCCATAGTGTCCCTTGTTTCTTCCCATTTGCGTTGCTTTAACAAACAGGTAAAGGTGAAAGCCTTGGTGTAGTTTGCTCATCTCCAGCATAATCTCAAAATTGTAATACTTCCCAGTCTTTCATGGAAAAATTCCATGTGTGAAATCATTCATCCATGCATTTGTAATCAGTTAACAGTCACTGCTATCGTTTCAAGGAAGAAGGATTTTTTACCTTCGGAAACCATAGAATGTGATATAGTCCCAAACTGACTTTTCATTGTCATGTTTAGTTAACTAATACATCGGCAAAAATTTACTTGAGACCATGTTAAATATCTTCGTGAGATAATGATTGAGTATGAGAAACCAGAAATAGGTCCTGCAGCATTTTTTCCTTTGCATACAGTTATCAAGAGATCCTGACAAGAGGAACTAGAGGTCTGAGGTCAGTATCCCATGCTAAGGGGTTTAACAGTCACATGCAAATATTTGACATTGGCAGTGAAAATGAGTCGTTATTGTGACCGTGTACAACACTTCTGCCATGTAGATTAGTTTGCCATCTGAACAGTAAGGGCACAGACTCATAACCAATTCATTAGTGTGCAGAGCTGAATTTACATTCATTAGGTGTCTGAAAGCATCTCGAAGGATGGCCCACATTGTATATGTAATAAACTGTGGCAGCTTGAGACCCAATATCTGGAGGGAATTGGTGCATCAAGGGACATGTGGAAGTAGCCTAGTTTCCCACACCTTGTATGGAACTACAAAAACCATTACCTTGTAGTAGCGAGCTGTGTCAGGAATTGGTCCATATTCCTGAGTTGCAATATTTTTCACGCTATTGGCTTTGTTGTTCTCTATGTTGATGGCACCAATCAGTAAGTTATTAGAAATGTTGTCCAAGTGACCTCTAAATTTCAACCAGGGTCCAGCTGCAGAAATGTGATCTGTTGTACACTTGCCTTTTACCTGCCATGAAAGCACAGAATAAGAATCTCACACTTGCTTCATGATTAGATACAAGTTGCCTAGTAACTAGAATATGCTTAAAGGTTGCCATGTTTTACCTTTATAAGTATCTGCATGTTTTCCAAATCTTTTCTATCCCACCTATCAAAAGGCTCGAGAAGCTGCAGGCGCTGGCTTGTGGTGCTCACATCTACACGCTCACCACTTCCATCTTTAGGTGGGTACTGGTAGGTGTCCTGACCTGGATCAAAACTCTAAAAAAGAGCAGATATAATGGAAAATGTGATCTTTACTACAGTGTATTATCCAGGAGATCAAAGGAgcgcatctttaaccccttagtgatatgGATTTTTAAATCTGTCACTTTGTGGtagtaactctagaacgcttcaatggatcccactgattgagactttttcatgacacattgcacTAGGTTAGTGGTACATTTGGGTCCATAGCTTATTAAAATCAAATTTGACTAATTTAAAAAGGTGTTGCAGTTTTCAAACATCTCTTTAATCCAGAAAGTCTCAGCACATAAAACCATTAatcaataacatttccctcatgtctgattTACTTCAGCACCATTAGTAAAAGGTTCTTTtactttgttaggatgttagaagcttTAACATTGTAGCAGCAAtttcattttttcaaagaaatgTACAAAAACTTAATGTTTTAGAAAGGACCTATTCAGATTTGAAGTGGCCTTGGAGTGGTGGTAGGGGGTCTATATAttggaataaaaacaaaaaacaataccattttaaaaaccaccACTCACCATatgcaaaactgctgtcaggtagtataACCCTACAGGTGAAAAACAAGGCAATTAGTCTTACATTCCTTAGAGGCAAACTAAGTGAATACTCACAGATTTTGGCAGCTCATCTGCATCTGGTGCATCCAACTTGAATTTCTTTCCATCAGCACCAGTGAGAAAATCTTTTTCTGGGTCAAACTTTAGGGTTCCCGCAATTGACAAAGCTGTGACtatctagaagaaaaaaaaaaaagtccccaaaattTTTACATTTAAAAGTTCAATCTTATTTTCAATTAACTTCTCAGAATACTGGTGATAGGGTGACATACAAGTCAGATACCGTAGTACTCATGTACACACAGACACGGCAGTTTTCCACACTGACGGCTATAATTTTGAGCCTTCTATGAGATAGAGGGAAGAGACTAGTTTctttgatgtctcccatacacaatgCCTAAGCCTGACTCATACATAGAAGCCAGACGTTGGATGTACCAGTACGCTCAatctcaggaaggggttaaatagagaaCTTGACAGAAAGAACCAGATGagcatgtacactcactggccactttattaggtacacctgtccaacttcttgttaacacttaatttctaatcagccaatcacatggcggcaactcagtgcatttaggcatgtagacatggtcaagacaatctcctgcagttcaaaccgagcatcagtatggggaagaaaggtgatttgagtgcctttgaacgtggcatggttgttggtgccagaagggctggtctgagtatttcagaaactgctgatctactgggattttcacgcacaaccatctctagggtttacagagaatggcccgaaaaagaaaaaaaatccagtgagcggcagttctgtgggcggaaatgccttgttgatgccagaggtcagaggagaatgggcagactggttcgagctgatagaaaggcaacagtgactcaaatcgccacccgttacaaccaaggtaggcctaagagcatctctgaacgcacagtgcgtcgaactttgaggcagatgggctacagcagcagaagaccacaccgggtaccactcctttcagctaagaacaggaaactgaggctacaatttgcacaagctcatcgaaattggacagtagaagattggaaaaacgttgcttggtctgatgagtctcgatttctgctgcgacattcggatggtagggtcagaatttggcgtaaacaacatgaaagcatggatccatcctgccttgtatggagcatctttgggatgtgcagccgacaaatctgcggcaactgtgtgatgccatcatgtcaatatggaccaaaatctctgaggaatgcttccagcaccttgttgaatctatgccacgaagaattgaggcagttctgaaggcaaaaggggtacaacccgttactagcatggtgtacctaataaagtggccggtgagtgtatatgtactaGTATAATTTCAACAAGACCAATGCTTTACATATCAATACTTAACTAAGTGCATCAACATTAAGGCTACATGCAGACACTGGTCGAGCAACTGCAAGTCTCAGAAATCGTACGACCAAGCACCCTAGTGCACACAAGAGTCACTAAACATACACACAATCATTAAATGTAATGTGACAATGTGTCACTACATTCACACTGGGGAATTTAAGACCACCATTCTGTTAGCTGATGGGAGCTCCAGTAGTTGGGCCACAGCGATCATACAATTTCCACCAACCCCAATCATGTACACTTACGGAATACGTGGTTTAtgagataacccctttaacaaTCAGCAACTTCTGTAGTGCAGAACACAGCCTGCGATCCACCACATTTATGTTTCTTCCAAAATAAATACCTCTGGCGATGTGACAAATGCATGAGTCTCAGGATTTGCATCATTCCTTCCAGTGAAGTTTCTGTTGTATGATGTGACAATTGTGTTCTTTTCACCCTTTTTAATATCCTTCCTGCATAAAAGATTTACTACATCAACTACTGCTCTTTATATGGACAACTGTCAGGAAATGGTCTGAAGTCAACATACCTGTCCCACTGACCAATACAGGGCCCACAGGCATTGGCAAGTACTACACCACCCACATCACGAAGAACGGCAGCCTATAGATTAAGAGAAACGGCAACTAATCTCACGAATGAGAATTTAATCCCGGCACTACATTTTTCAGTTTTCTTAAGCTTCCAGAGgacgaacatttattattttttttttgcttttactaaTACAATGTCATTTCCCCAAGGTGAAAACTAGAAGGTAAATAATATTTACAGCAATACTACAGCAATACTATCTAACAAATTGCAGCATTCTGCAGTTAGAAGATGAGCCAATACTTACATATCCGTCTCGCTCAATGGTGGCTCTGATCTGTTCAGAACCTGGAGTGATTGTAAACTGAGATTTGCATTTGAGTCCATGCGCTAAGGCTTGCTTCGCTACAGCAGCTGCCCGGCCCATATCCTCATAGCTCGAGTTTGTACAGCTGCCGATGAGACCTGGCAGAAGCAGAGAACTGAGGTTACACAATAAATGAAGATTAATTACAAGATTTGTCACTCTTCTTACAGCAGAACCTACCAACTCTGATATCCAAAGGCCATCCTTTCTGTTCTGCAACAGCTCCAACCTCAGATACAGGGTTTGCCAGGTCAGGGGTAAACGGTCCATTGATGTGAGGTTTTAGCTATGGAAGATAAAGTACAGTTCTTCAAATGTGCCCCAAAACATAAAATGCTACCATAGGAACAGAAAACAGTTCAGAAGTCAATTTGTGTCTCCCAAACTCCTCACAGCGAATGACAGGCTGCGGTGCACGCAATCTGACATCAGTAACGGCGGAGTGCTGGGAGGGGAAGTTTAAGGGGTTGTTCCAAGAACAAagcacattttaattaatagatcttagaataaaaattTCCACAACTGGTATTGCTCGGCTGTAAATAAaacctccgccccctcctccccgctcatcacactgggcaacgGATGCATcacaagactgcatccgctgcccacgttgtgattaattaacacacggtccgtcgggccgactgtttgcgacggcccgtaccgacggactagtgtgaaagtagccttagtgacaaATTTAGGTCAAGGTTTGATGAAAATCAAGCATGTTTTCAAGCCCTTATAACAGATGGGTCAAGGGGGCCTCGTTGGGGAATCAATTACATTTCTGTGGTGTGAATGGTAAAATGAGCTAGCCTGTAAAGTGACGTGAGCATGCCTCTTAGATTAGTCCAAGTAGTACTTGGAACTTACACTGGTGATTATAGGAAGGTTATATTGAgaccaaaaaaaaacaacccaacaaCAACAACCATACACACCTCATCTAAATTTAGTTCAATCAACTGATCGTATTCAGCCCCCTGATCTGGTACCAAATCGTTCTTGAACTCCTCTGCTAGAGATGCGATTTCTGAAACGGGAAGATAAACAAAAATACTAAAATTGACAGTGCAAGTATGATTTTTATAGCTGCCATGTCCACTATATGAAtgtgttttgggggtgacagactcacaTTCATTTCCACATCTAAACTACCACCATTATGGTACAATGTGCAGTGATACAATGCCATTTACAGCtttcagaaaacaaaaaaaaaaaaaaacacacctgagCGCCCAGTTTTTTCCAAGTATTTTTTCATGCGATGATTGTAGGGAAATACAGATGTTGTAGCTCCAATTTCAGCTCCCATATTGCAGATGGTAGCCATTCCAGTACAAGAAATAGAGTCCACCCCTGGCCCATGATATTCTACAATGGCCCCAGTGCCACCCTTCACAGTCAAGATACCAGCTACTTTAAGAATGACATCTTTCGGGGAAGTCCAGCCAGACAGCTTTCCGGTCAGTTTTACACCAATAACCTGGAATTACAAAGATTAgttaaaatgttttttgtttttgttttaataaaatcactagaACATATGAAAATAAATTAAGTGAAAATGGCTCTCTTCTCAAGGACTGATCTTTCACTTCGTTCATTGGTGAAATCAACCCTTAGTGAATCCAGATTTTCACATTACTGGAGATACGAGATGACAACTGCTGGTTAGaactaaagtttttttttcttgggaGAACAGAATTGACGGCCTGGAGTCAGGAGTTTGACCC
Coding sequences:
- the ACO2 gene encoding aconitate hydratase, mitochondrial; amino-acid sequence: MASYCVLAGRLQQALGHGARRYHISAVLCQRAKVAMSHFENNEYINYEKVGKNIDIVRKRLDRPLTLSEKIVYGHLDDPVKQDIVRGKTYLRLRPDRVAMQDATAQMAMLQFISSGLPRVAVPSTIHCDHLIEAQLGGDKDLKRAKDINQEVYNFLATAGAKYGVGFWKPGSGIIHQIILENYAYPGVLLIGTDSHTPNGGGLGGICIGVGGADAVDVMAGIPWELKCPKVIGVKLTGKLSGWTSPKDVILKVAGILTVKGGTGAIVEYHGPGVDSISCTGMATICNMGAEIGATTSVFPYNHRMKKYLEKTGRSEIASLAEEFKNDLVPDQGAEYDQLIELNLDELKPHINGPFTPDLANPVSEVGAVAEQKGWPLDIRVGLIGSCTNSSYEDMGRAAAVAKQALAHGLKCKSQFTITPGSEQIRATIERDGYAAVLRDVGGVVLANACGPCIGQWDRKDIKKGEKNTIVTSYNRNFTGRNDANPETHAFVTSPEIVTALSIAGTLKFDPEKDFLTGADGKKFKLDAPDADELPKSSFDPGQDTYQYPPKDGSGERVDVSTTSQRLQLLEPFDRWDRKDLENMQILIKVKGKCTTDHISAAGPWLKFRGHLDNISNNLLIGAINIENNKANSVKNIATQEYGPIPDTARYYKAHGIKWVVIGDENYGEGSSREHAALEPRHLGGRAIITKSFARIHETNLKKQGLLPLTFSDPADYDKIHPEDKITLAGLKDLAPGKPVKCIITHQNGSQESILLNHTFNETQIEWFQAGSALNRMKELQK